In a genomic window of Muntiacus reevesi chromosome 1, mMunRee1.1, whole genome shotgun sequence:
- the CTSK gene encoding cathepsin K: MWGLTVLLLLPVVSFALYPEEILDTQWELWKKTYRKQYNSKVDEISRRLIWEKNLKRISIHNLEASLGVHTYELAMNHLGDMTSEEVVQKMTGLKVPASRSRSNDTLYTPDWEGRAPDSIDYRKKGYVTPVKNQGQCGSCWAFSSVGALEGQLKKKTGKLLNLSPQNLVDCVSENDGCGGGYMTNAFQYVQKNRGIDSEDAYPYVGQDENCMYNPTGKAAKCRGYREIPEGNEKALKRAVARVGPISVAIDASLTSFQFYRKGVYYDENCNSDNLNHAVLAVGYGIQKGNKHWIIKNSWGENWGNKGYILMARNKNNACGIANLASFPKM, encoded by the exons ATGTGGGGGCTCACGGTTCTACTACTGCTGCCTGTGGTGAGCTTTGCTCTATACCCAGAGGAGATACTGGACACCCAGTGGGAGCTATGGAAGAAGACCTACAGAAAGCAGTATAACAGCAAG GTGGATGAAATCTCTCGGCGTTTAATTTGGGAAAAAAACCTGAAGCGTATTTCCATCCATAATCTTGAGGCCTCGCTTGGTGTCCATACATATGAACTGGCCATGAATCACTTGGGGGACATG ACCAGTGAAGAAGTGGTTCAGAAGATGACTGGACTCAAAGTACCCGCTTCTCGTTCCCGCAGTAATGACACCCTCTATACCCCAGACTGGGAAGGCAGAGCCCCAGACTCTATTGATTATCGGAAGAAGGGATACGTTACTCCTGTCAAAAACCAG GGTCAGTGTGGTTCCTGTTGGGCTTTTAGCTCTGTGGGTGCCCTGGAGGGCCAACTCAAGAAGAAAACCGGCAAACTCTTAAATCTGAGTCCACAGAACCTGGTGGATTGTGTGTCTGAGAATGATGGCTGTGGAGGGGGCTATATGACCAATGCCTTCCAGTATGTGCAGAAGAACCGGGGCATTGACTCTGAAGATGCCTACCCATATGTTGGACAG GATGAAAATTGTATGTACAATCCAACAGGCAAGGCAGCTAAGTGCAGAGGGTACAGAGAGATCCCTGAAGGAAATGAGAAAGCCCTGAAGAGGGCTGTAGCCCGAGTGGGACCCATCTCTGTGGCCATTGATGCAAGCCTGACCTCCTTCCAGTTTTACAGAAAAG GTGTGTATTATGATGAAAACTGCAATAGTGATAATCTGAACCACGCGGTTTTGGCAGTGGGATATGGGATCCAGAAGGGGAACAAGCACTGGATAATTAAAAACAG CTGGGGAGAAAACTGGGGAAACAAAGGCTATATTCTCATGGCCCGGAATAAGAACAACGCTTGTGGCATTGCCAACCTGGCCAGCTTCCCCAAGATGTGA